The genomic region tcctcttttattttcatttccactGTCTCAGTACTCACTTTGTTTACTGCTTACGTCTTGCAACTGATCTCTCCAAACCCCAGTAGTCATCCATCTTCAATTGCCACCAGGCCCCTGCCTAAAATTCTTTGCTTTTAGGGAAAGTCTAAGCTCCTTGATACAGAATTGAAAACCTGTCCAAtctgctctgtctctctctaagGTGATTTTCTGTCGCATATCTCATACTGCTTCCTCCTCACTCCTTCCACCTGTAACACACCAGGCTTTGTGTTTACATCTCCGTGCCTTTACTCTTGCCATTCCCTTTGTTTAGAAGGACTGTTCTCCTCTTACCATTGTGTTTACCTTTGGGACTATTTAAATATCCCCTTCTCTTGGAAACTCCCTGGGCACCTTTCTTCTATGCCCTAGGCAGAATTAGCTTACTTAATCTATTTGTATAGCTCTTTGCTCATGCCCCTAGTAGGAAACACAGTTTTCTGGTTGCTTGTCAATATCCGCCTGCATTTCTGCACTATGAGTTCCCAGAGGGCAGTAATCACATCGCTATCTTTGTAGGCCCAGCACctaatgaaatacatttttttttggcccagcgcagtggctcacgcctgtaatcccagcactttggaaggcctaggcggtggatcacctgagatcaggagtttgaaaccagcctggccaacatggtgaaaccccatctctactaaaaatacaaaaaattagccaggcatggtggcaggcatctgtaatcccagctacttgggaggctgaggcaggagaattgcttgaacccaggaggcggaggttgcactgagcggagattgcaccactttatccagcctgaatgacagagtgagactccatctcaaaaaaaaaaggaaatgctttttttttttttttttaataatatagattggggtctcgctatgttgcccagggggactactggcctctcaaagtactgggattacagacatggaaccacagcgcccagcctctaTCACCATCTTAACTCTAAAACCTAACAGCCCAGAGCAGGTATAGTTCCCATAAACCTGACTGGAATGTTTCTATCTTGGAAAGAATTGGTTATCCGAAGCTTTGGGTGAGGAGACTGCCTTTCTGCCTGATCCTTACCCTGCTCCCACTCTGgaggagatagtctcctgagacATTCCAGACACAAGAAGCTATTTCACCTTCAaatctcccctcaccccccaccacacacaccaccccagACTTATCTGATCTGGGAGCTAGTGAAGGAAAGTAGCTGGAAGCACAACATTCCACCTCACTGGCAAGGCCCTGCAGACTCCTGGAAGGGTCCAAAGAAGGATGGGTGGCTATCTCTAGCCCTGGTCATTCCTCCCGCTGCTGTTTCACAACTACTGGAACTTTTACTATCTCTTCCTTTCATGCAGGTTTGCCAGAAGAAAGACCCCAGAATCAAAAAGTCAGTACtcaagctgggcgcagtggctcccgtctgtaatcccagcactttgggaggccgaggcgggcggattacctgaggtcaggagtttgagaccagcctggccaacatggcgaaaccccctctctactaaaaatacaaaaattagccgggcgtggtggtatgcgtctgtagtcccagctactcaggaagctgaggcaggagaatcgcttgaacccggtaggcagaggttgcagtgagccgagatcgcaccactgcactccagcctgggcgacacagactctgtctcaaaaaaaaaaaaaaaaaaaaagtcggcaCTCAGACTGTCATCCCTGGTCTAAGCCAGATCATTCCAAGAAAGGGTTTCCAGGCAGCCACTAGGGGGACAGAAAGCTAGGGAAACAGAGAACATGTACCCTCTGACTCTTATTTCTCTAGGAGCCAGTGGCTCACAGGGCTGGAAGCGATTACctatttctgttgtttcttaCTCTGGGAAAGAGCCTGGTGGAGTTGGACTCCTCTGTCTCTACTGCAGAACAAGCCGTAgccctctcctcccacctccatgCTGAAACTCTCTACATCCTGTGCCCGCCCTTCACATTTTATAGTCCCTGCAGCTTAGTAAATGTAGGAGGTGTACTATATGTATTAGTCATCAGAGAAGGTACTTTCTGCCCTCTCACCGCAGCAGGGAATTTCTCCTCTGCTGACCTCTGGTGGTAATAGTTTGAACTGTACCCTCCCTTTTTAGTGGCGTGTTGGCAGGTAATGATGCATATTTTCTCAACAATGTAAATTCAAATGTCCAAGTATAGTATTAagtggtaattttttttccattgttgaATTTTGTACGTCTTTCAGACAGTATGGTGTAATACAAAGAATAGAGCCGGCcgagtgccgtggctcacgcctgcaatcccagcactttgggaggccgaggcggagggatcacgaggttaagagaccGACCccatcggccgggcgcggtggctcacgcctgtaatctcagcactttgggaggccgaggcgggcggatcacgaggtcaggagatcaagaccatcctggctaacacggtgaaaacccgtctctactaaaaatacaaaaaattagccgggcgtggtggcggccgcctgtagtcccagctgctcgggaggctgaggcaggagaatggcgtgaacccgggaggcggagcttgcagtgagccgagatggcgccactgcactccagcctgggcgacagagcgagactccgtctcaaaaaaaaaaaaaaaaaaaaaaaaagatcgaccccatcctggccaacatggtgaaaccccgtctctactaaaagtacaaaaataataataaaaataagactaGAACctggactttggagtcagaccaGCCtaagttcaaattccagctctgctatTTCCTAGCTGAATGACTTTGGGCGACTTACGTAAGTtcagttttcttacctataaaatgaaaataataaaaataataggccaggcgtagtggctcacgcttgtaatcccagcactttgggaggccaaggcaagcggatcacgaggtcacgagatcgagactatcctggccaacatggtgaaaccctgtctctactaaaaatacaaaaattagctgggcatggtggcgcgtgcctgtaatcccagctactcgagaggctgaggcaggagaatcgcttgaaccagggagtcggaggttgcagtgagccaagatggcaccactgcactccagcctggtgacagagtgagactcggtctcaacaaataaataaataaaataataatgataaatatttcAGGGGAGAATTAGATGAGATGATTGTAAAATGCATAGCCCTAGCTGTgccccagcacatagtaggtgcttgataAGAAATTTGTTACCTCCTTAATAATGGATATTTGTTCAGCCTGTGAaccaatgtgttttttttttaagtaaaattcgcagccaggcacggtggctcacgcctataatcccagcactttgggaggccgaggcaggcaaatcacctgaggtaaggaattcaagactagcctggctgacatggtaaaaccctgtctctactaaaaatacaagaattagccgggtgtggtggcaggcgcctgtaatcccagctacttgggaggctgaggcaggagaatcgcttgaacccaggaggcggaggttgcagtgggctgcaatcgcgccactgcactccagcctgggggagaagagcaagactccgtctcgaaaaaaaaaaaaaatccacatggcAAAATTTAACACATTGTTACTGTtttcaatgtgttttttaaaaattcaggtaaGTTTTGTATACTTTCTGATTCTTAAGTTGGAAAACAAGGTAACCTCTAATATGGGCTGCGAGGCCTTCCTCTGCCCAAGCAGCTGCAGATATGAACCCTGAATATAAAGGGATCTTAGGCTAGAAAGGATCTTGGGCAGAGCTGAATGGCTCTAAGCATTTGACCTCACATTGGTTTCCTCCTGAGAAGAGTCAACAGAGTCCAGCATCTTCTTCCAAGGTCAGGAAAGGGCAAAGATTTGAAATGAGGCATCACTGGGTTCTCAGCTGGGCCTCCAAGGTCCCCTCCTCCCACTATGCAGAGCAAAGAGGAGGTTGTAGAAGAGAAGAGGATATGAGATTGGTTCTCtgctcctccctttctttccctgcTTTCCCCACACCCACCCTCTCCCCCACAGCAGCCTTCTCCCCCACAGAGGCTGGGATAGGATGAGGGGGGCGGAGTTGGGGACTGAGGGATCAGAAGCCCCAGGATGCCCTGTATCTGAAGAAAGATTTGGCCAGGGGCAGCTGTGCTGGCTCATGctctcctcctgctgctgctgccatccTCCAGCAAGATGCTAGGGTCTTTGGGGCTTTGGGCATTACTTCCCACAGCTGTGGAAGGTAAGTGTCTACAGGGAGGGGAAGGGTCTCTCCATCCATCCAGCGAGGGAAAGGGGCGCTTGAAGCAAGAGCCACCCCTTTGGAAGAGTGGTGAGTGGGCTGGGTGAGTAAGGGTGAAGGATAGAGCCATGTGTCCCCATGGCAGGGCTCAGGTTCCAGGCCTCTGCTGACCCTGCTTCCTCCTGTGGCTTTACCATACTGACGCTGGGATGTGAAACAtgttttgtctattcttttgGCCAGTTGTTTGCCTCTGCATTCACTCCCATCTtgaatcctttcctttccccacccTGGGCCTCAGCACCCCCAAACAGGCGAACCTGTGTGTTCTTTGAGGCCCCTGGAGTGCGGGGAAGCACAAAGACACTGGGAGAGCTGCTAGATACAGGCACAGAGCTCCCCAGAGCTATCCGCTGCCTCTACAGCCGCTGCTGCTTTGGGATCTGGAACCTGACCCAAGACCGGGCACAGGTGGAAATGCAAGGTGAATGGCAAAGTATATGGCAGGTGATAGCTAGGGTGGGAGACAGACACATCCTGGGGTGTGGGTGGCAACcaagggggaaggggagaaatAGAACATGTGGTGGGAAAGAAAAGCCCATGAGAGATGGAAGGGATGCCTCTGATAGAGAAGGGATTTATCCTCTGTTTCCACACCCCATTGTGCTTTCTCCCTTGCCCCTGCTTTCTCTCCTCTACCCCAATCCCACCCCATCAGGATGCCGAGACAGTGATGAGCCAGGCTGTGAGTCCCTCCACTGTGACCCAAGTCCCCGAGCCCACCCCAGCCCTGGCTCCACTCTCTTCACCTGCTCCTGTGGCACTGACTTCTGCAATGCCAATTACAGCCATCTGCCTCCTCCAGGGAGTCCTGGGACTCCTGGCTCCCAGGGTCCCCAGGCTGCCCCAGGTAGCCACCCAAGGGTACTGAAGCCTGATGGGGGCTGGGGCCCAGGTTAGGATGAGAGGTGGAACCAGGGCCAGTTCTCACCCTACTCCCGCCCCACACTTTCCTCCTCCTGGCCTTGGGAAGTTGGTTGCCCTGGTGACTGGGAGATAAGGGGTCTTGTGACCATGGTGGGGGTGGGTTGAGAAGCAAGCTCTCAGGAGGGGAAGAGCAGAGAGCAGGTTTGGGTCAGTGCTCGCCAGCCTGCATTCTTGCCTTGATGTCCAGGTGAGTCCATCTGGATGGCACTGGTGCTGCTGGggctgttcctcctcctcctgctgctgctgggcAGCATCATCTTGGGTACTAATCCACCCCATCCCTCCCTTGTGACCCCAAGACATTGCCCCCAAAGCTCTGACCCCCCTCCAGGCACCCCTGACCCCATGGTCTTGGGATCTCTATAGCCTGATTCCCGGACTCCCATGACCTCTCACAAAGTCCCTTTTCCTGTCCCTATGCATGTGCACCCTGACCCTAAGGCTCTTGTCTGTTCCAGCCCTGCTACAGCGAAAGAACTACAGAGTGCGAGGTGAGCCAGTGCCAGAGCCAAGGCCAGACTCAGGCAGGGACTGGAGTGTGGAGCTGCAGGAGCTGCCCGAGCTGTGTTTCTCCCAGGTGccccagggagggagagaagggctCCTCTGGGCACTCCTGGAGGTTGTGGTGGGGAGGAAGCCTGACCCTCTTGTAGCTCAGAGGCCCACATTCAGCACAGTGTCTCTACCAGGTAATCCGGGAAGGAGGTCATGCAGTGGTTTGGGCCGGGCAGCTGCAAGGAAAACTGGTTGCCATCAAGGCCTTCCCACCGAGGTCTGTGGCTCAGTTCCAAGCTGAGAGAGCATTGTACGAACTTCCAGGCCTACAGCACGACCACATTGTCCGATTTATCACTGCCAGCCGGGGGGGCCCTGGCCCCCTGGTCTCTGGGCCCCTGCTGGTACTGGAACTGCATCCCAAGGTGAGCACCaaggagtgtatgtgtgtgtgtgtgcctgtgtgtatgtatagaggTGGGGACTACATGGCAGCTGGGCCCTGTTGATTGCTTCTGCTTtcgattttctcttttctaagacattaaaaatggccaggcgaggtggcccacacctgtaatcccaggactttgggaggccaaggtgggtggatcgcctaagcccaggagctcaagaccagcctaggcaatatgaggaaaccccatcactgcaaaattacaaaaattagctcagcatggcagtgcacacctgtagtcccaggtactcaggaggctgaggtggaaagatcgcttgagcctaggaggttgaggctgcagtgagccgtgagcatcccactgcactccagcctgggagacagagcgagaccatctcaaaaaatagtaacaggctgggcacggtggcagacgcctgtaatcccagcactttgggaggccaacgcgggaggattgcttgaacccaggaattcaagaacagcctgggcaacatcgtaaaaccccacctctacaaaaaacaaaaaattggccgggtgtgatggcacatgcctgtggtcccagctacttgggaggctgaagtggaaggagcacctgagcctggggaggtcaaggctggcagtgagccaagattgtgccactgcactccagcctaggtgacagagtaagaccctgtctcaaaataataatttgtatttatcttttttattacataaacaatacatgtttatatatttttattttattttattttattttgatgggaggacagagtcttgttctgttgcccaggctggagtgcagtggcacaagcttggctcactgcaacctcagcatcccaggttcaagcgattctcctccctcagcctccccagtagctgggattacaggcgcttgccaccacgcctggctaatttttgcatttttagtagagacagggtttcaccatgttggccaggctggtttcgaactcctgacctcaagtgatccacccatcttagccccccaaagtgctgggattacaggtgtgagccaccgtgcccagccaaaaaaaaaaaaaaaaaattgttaaagaaaTACCTTCAGGCACAGCCCTCCAAACTCATtggtattcattcaacaaataattatgaactatatgtcaggcactgtgctagaggCCACAAAAAACACACAGTCCCTCTTTTACAGATTTTATAGACTAGCAGGGGAGACAGAAATGGATCAAGTAAACACAAGTGTCAAATGTCAAGTGTGCTAAGTGCTAGAAGAGAGGGCCACTGAACTATAAGAATAATAAGATGTGACTTGAGGGGGAAAGCAATGAGCAACAAGAAGAGGAAAAGGTAGGCAGAGGCCAGCCACACCAGGCCCTGTGGGCCTGTTAAATATTTGGGACTTTTTAAGCTTTCATACCATTTCCCATCTGCTTCCTGCTAGGCATTACactacccactttttttttttttttttttttttttagacagagtctcattctgttgactaggctagagtgcagtggcacaatctcggctcactgcagcctctacctcctggtttcaagcaattctgcctcagccacctgagtagctgggattaagttGTGccgccactactcctggctaatttttgtatttttagtagagacggaatttcaccatgttggccaggctggtctcaaactcctgacctcaagtgatctgcctgcctcggcctcccaaagtgctgggattacaggcatgagccaccccgcccggccatGCTACATGCTTTAAACACATTTCCAAACTTACCTTTCACAAACACATTATGAGGTAGGAATGATTATCCACATGGGGCTCAGAAAAGGAAAGTCATTTGCCCATAATCTATGTGACTCTAGAGCTGGCTCCTCATCATCGTGTCTATTGCCTCCTGTTTACCCCTCCATCAGgactgtgtgtgtctctgtccaCGTGGAAGAGCTCCCCACAGCTCACTTTGCCCTATTGTAAGTTGTTCAACCTCCACCATCTGTTTCAGTGCCCAAATGCAGTGGCTGTTCCCTGAACTTTTTCAGCACCTACTGCTTCTGCACTTCCGAAACCTTGAATGATGGAAAGTCCCGTCTTTGACGACATACCTCCTGGCCCAGCTCaaaaatcactgttttttttgtttgtttaatttctctGACTTCTCCAGGCAGGGTTAGTCATTCTTGCTTTATGCCCCTTGGCACTCGGTTAATTTTCCTATCTTGGGGTTTACTGCATTCTTTATCTCTTACCTTCCCTGAGCCATCTTGGTGCCTGAACACAGTTCATGGCCACTGAAGGTGCTCGATGACACTTGTTGAATGAGGAGTTCTATTGCTCCCTTCCCTCCAATTCCCACTTGCCCTCTGCCTGCTACTCTGTTATCTACTGGCTCTGCCCGTCTATGTGTACACATGCCTGACACCTCAGACAAGGTGGCTCATGAAGGATGCCCCTGACTAGCTTGTCCTGCCTCCTCTGTTACTGTCTTTGCCCCATGTCTTCTGAGTCAGTATAAGGTGTGGTTATTAGTAAGTGATCCTCAGTCAGACTGCTTGGATTCAAGCTCCACTCCTGCCTCACCGACTGACTTCAAGAGAGTTTCCTTAGTTCTCTAAGGAAAAGctcttcatctgttaaatgggggtGTGACAGGACCACCTACCTCCTAGGGTTGTCACAAGGATTACAGGAGGCCACATCCACTGGGCTTGGACCACAGTAAGTGCCCAGTACCCTTGATCTAGAGTTACTATTTTTCATGTCAATTGACACACAGTCTTACTCCTTCTACCTATTGTCTTGGCCAGCATCCGTCAGTGTGTCTATCTGCTGGGGAGATCAGGGAGAAGACTGTCAATTGATCTCTGCTCCCTGGGATGGATCAGCCATCTCCAGCTTTGTGTACCatccttttctctctgcttttccccAGGGCTCCCTGTGCCACTACTTGACCCAGCACACCAGTGACTGGGGAAGTTCCCTGCGGATGGCACTGTCCCTGGCCCAAGGCCTGGCATTTCTCCATGAGGAGCGCTGGCAGAATGGTGGGTGAGCTGGGCATAGGAAGTCAAGGGAGCCACAGTGCTATGTTTCTGATTCTGCCTTAGTTTGGAGGGGAAAGATTGGGtcaaaagagggaggaagagccgggcacggtggctcacacctataatcccagcgctttgggaggccgaggtgggtggatcacgaggtcaggaaatcgaggccatcctggctaacacggtgaaaccccgtctctattaaaaatacaaaatattagctgggcatggtggcgagtgcctttaatcctagctactcgggaggctgaggcaggagaatcgcttgaacccgggaggcggaggttgcagtgagccgagattgcgacactgcactccagcctgggcgacagagcgacatgccgactcaaaaaaaaaaaaagagggaggaagaaaatcgATGTTCCTTCAACCTTGGATTCCCCCACAGGCCAATATAAACCAGGTATTGCCCACCGAGATCTGAGCAGCCAGAATGTGCTCATTCGGGAAGATGGATCATGTGCCATTGGAGACCTGGGCCTTGCCTTGGTGCTCCCTGGCCTCACTCAGCCCCCTGCCTGGACCCCTACTCAACCACAAGGCCCAGCTGCCATCATGGAAGTGAGTTCTCTGGATAACTGGTGAGGCCCAGGATGATGTTGGTGCTGCTGATGGTAATGCAGCCGTTGTGTGTCAACAGTTGTAGCAATACCTATAGCATTTGGGGCATTGCTGAGTCTGTAGTTGGGGGGATATTGCATGGACCATTGCTGCAATGAGGGTTGCCACAGAGATGATTCTTGGCCCTTCGTGCCTTGCTCTCCAGGCTGGCACCCAGAGGTACATGGCACCAGAGCTCTTGGACAAGACTCTGGACCTACAGGATTGGGGCATGGCCCTCCGACGAGCTGATATTTACTCTTTGGCTCTGCTCCTGTGGGAGATACTGAGCCGCTGCCCAGATTTGAGTCCTGGTAAGGATGGGTGGTACAGTCCCCTCTCCTGGGCTCCCCCCCGCCCATTCTAGGTTCACCCCAACCTGACCTGGCCTGAGAAAGCTCTGCTCTTCCCTGTCTTGCCCTTTCTACATGGTAGGCACCCCTAGGACTAACTGACACCCAGCCCCTCTACCTTCCTCCAGACAGCAGTCCACCACCCTTCCAACTGGCCTATGAGGCAGAACTGGGCAATACCCCTACCTCTGATGAGCTATGGGCCTTGGCAGTGCAGGAGAGGAGGCGTCCCTACATCCCATCCACCTGGCGCTGCTTTGCCACAGTAAGAGGCCTAGGCTGTTGGGCTGGGAACCTGGAGAGTGGGGACTGGGCATGGGCTTCAAGGACCTCTCTGCCAGGGTGTCTGTCTACTCCTATCTCCTCTTATCTCCCATCACTCCTTGGTTCATGCTCAGCTGGAACTGGGCAAGCCTCCTCTCCCCTTCAGTTCATCCTCTTCCACCCTAAGTCTCAACAGTCAATTCCATCTACCTGAGACACACACCTTCCTCTTGCTCAGCCTTGCCCAGCCTGTCTCTCCTCTCTACCATCAGTTAGCCCTGTTCCTCAGtctccttctccaggaagccctcgAGCTTGGCTTTGCTGTTGCCCTGAGCTCTGCCCCATCTGCTCTCCTAATACAGTAAAGCCCAAAAATCAATTCAATAAGTCCCCATTCTGTCATACATTGATGATGTTTCTGCTGTGACCCAATAAAAGGCAGTTCTGGGTATAAAGGGTGAAAGCAGTGGCGTCACAGTGAAAGTTCAGGGCTTTGCACAAATACTTTTTTAACAGAATGTCCCTTCTGCTACCTGATCTGAAATTTCCATGGCACAAGTCTTAGGTTAGCTAACAGAAACTGGGCATTGCTTGCAGAAGACTCTGGCCCTCTGAGAGGAAAGAGAGTAGTTTCCTATTAGCATATTAAGCTGTCAACCTACATTAGCTCCTCAGAGGAAACGGTGGGCTATACAGAAGGCCCCCAGAGAGCCTGTTTCATAGGGAGCAAGACTCAGAGGGCTGGAATTCagcaagagggagaggaaggaagctcCAGGAAAGATCAGAAGTGGATGGTGAAAGCAGGAGAGTGATGGATACTGAAGATGGCTTGTAACCCTGGGGCCCACTCAAGATCCTAGGGTCAACCCTTCCTCCCTGTCATTCCCCCCAGGACCCTGATGGGCTGAGGGAGCTCCTAGAAGACTGTTGGGATGCAGACCCAGAAGCACGGCTGACGGCTGAGTGTGTACAGCAGCGCCTGGCTGCCCTGGCCCATCCTCAGGAGAGCCACTCCTTTCCAGAGAGCTGTCCACGGGGCTGCCCACCTCTCTGCCCAGAAGACTGTACTTCAATTGCTGCCCCTACCATCCTCCCCTGTAGGCCTCAGCGGAGTGCCTGCCACTTCAGTGTTCAGCAAGGCCCTTGTTCCAGGAATCCTCAGCCTGCC from Pongo pygmaeus isolate AG05252 chromosome 10, NHGRI_mPonPyg2-v2.0_pri, whole genome shotgun sequence harbors:
- the AMHR2 gene encoding anti-Muellerian hormone type-2 receptor isoform X3; translation: MSQAVSPSTVTQVPEPTPALAPLSSPAPVALTSAMPITAICLLQGVLGLLAPRVPRLPQVSPSGWHWCCWGCSSSSCCCWAASSWPCYSERTTECEVIREGGHAVVWAGQLQGKLVAIKAFPPRSVAQFQAERALYELPGLQHDHIVRFITASRGGPGPLVSGPLLVLELHPKGSLCHYLTQHTSDWGSSLRMALSLAQGLAFLHEERWQNGQYKPGIAHRDLSSQNVLIREDGSCAIGDLGLALVLPGLTQPPAWTPTQPQGPAAIMEAGTQRYMAPELLDKTLDLQDWGMALRRADIYSLALLLWEILSRCPDLSPDSSPPPFQLAYEAELGNTPTSDELWALAVQERRRPYIPSTWRCFATDPDGLRELLEDCWDADPEARLTAECVQQRLAALAHPQESHSFPESCPRGCPPLCPEDCTSIAAPTILPCRPQRSACHFSVQQGPCSRNPQPACTLSPV
- the AMHR2 gene encoding anti-Muellerian hormone type-2 receptor isoform X1, which codes for MLGSLGLWALLPTAVEAPPNRRTCVFFEAPGVRGSTKTLGELLDTGTELPRAIRCLYSRCCFGIWNLTQDRAQVEMQGCRDSDEPGCESLHCDPSPRAHPSPGSTLFTCSCGTDFCNANYSHLPPPGSPGTPGSQGPQAAPGESIWMALVLLGLFLLLLLLLGSIILALLQRKNYRVRGEPVPEPRPDSGRDWSVELQELPELCFSQVIREGGHAVVWAGQLQGKLVAIKAFPPRSVAQFQAERALYELPGLQHDHIVRFITASRGGPGPLVSGPLLVLELHPKGSLCHYLTQHTSDWGSSLRMALSLAQGLAFLHEERWQNGQYKPGIAHRDLSSQNVLIREDGSCAIGDLGLALVLPGLTQPPAWTPTQPQGPAAIMEAGTQRYMAPELLDKTLDLQDWGMALRRADIYSLALLLWEILSRCPDLSPDSSPPPFQLAYEAELGNTPTSDELWALAVQERRRPYIPSTWRCFATDPDGLRELLEDCWDADPEARLTAECVQQRLAALAHPQESHSFPESCPRGCPPLCPEDCTSIAAPTILPCRPQRSACHFSVQQGPCSRNPQPACTLSPV
- the AMHR2 gene encoding anti-Muellerian hormone type-2 receptor isoform X2, with the translated sequence MLGSLGLWALLPTAVEAPPNRRTCVFFEAPGVRGSTKTLGELLDTGTELPRAIRCLYSRCCFGIWNLTQDRAQVEMQGCRDSDEPGCESLHCDPSPRAHPSPGSTLFTCSCGTDFCNANYSHLPPPGSPGTPGSQGPQAAPGESIWMALVLLGLFLLLLLLLGSIILALLQRKNYRVRGEPVPEPRPDSGRDWSVELQELPELCFSQVIREGGHAVVWAGQLQGKLVAIKAFPPRSVAQFQAERALYELPGLQHDHIVRFITASRGGPGPLVSGPLLVLELHPKGSLCHYLTQHTSDWGSSLRMALSLAQGLAFLHEERWQNGQYKPGIAHRDLSSQNVLIREDGSCAIGDLGLALVLPGLTQPPAWTPTQPQGPAAIMEDPDGLRELLEDCWDADPEARLTAECVQQRLAALAHPQESHSFPESCPRGCPPLCPEDCTSIAAPTILPCRPQRSACHFSVQQGPCSRNPQPACTLSPV